In the genome of Neorhizobium sp. NCHU2750, one region contains:
- a CDS encoding VirK family protein, translating to MKLMLPTLFGILLATAANAANDSHVLATFPEIALALTTGKPVDVMVDLSLCTPGTDDTPPTKTRGGIRIDGYRITSDGTLAFADQHFTIDRDGKPILQFLRYQIRLDGDAELTMVVFNMPSYERKGTSLAYKCAISHGLSFFAP from the coding sequence ATGAAACTTATGCTACCGACCCTGTTTGGGATACTTTTGGCTACGGCTGCAAACGCTGCCAATGATAGTCATGTACTAGCAACCTTTCCCGAGATTGCGCTTGCACTGACTACCGGCAAGCCAGTGGACGTTATGGTCGATTTAAGTTTGTGTACTCCGGGGACCGACGATACACCGCCGACGAAGACGCGCGGAGGCATTCGCATAGATGGGTATAGAATCACTTCTGACGGCACCCTCGCTTTTGCGGATCAGCACTTTACGATTGATCGTGACGGTAAGCCTATTCTTCAGTTTCTTCGCTACCAAATCCGGTTGGACGGTGACGCCGAACTGACTATGGTCGTATTCAACATGCCAAGCTACGAGAGAAAAGGTACCAGCTTGGCCTACAAGTGCGCGATCAGTCACGGGTTGAGTTTCTTCGCTCCATAG
- a CDS encoding ABC transporter ATP-binding protein: protein MSNLLTVRDLVVQVPARDITIINGVSFSLDAGQTLGLVGESGCGKSMTCYAIAKALPRGISQTGGTIELNSGPKADGKPAIAMIYQDPTSSLNPVHSIGYYLESSLYRHQGLEGNDARLEAMRLLERVGIDRAKSRLRSYPHEFSGGMNQRVMIAHALAAKPKLMIADEPTTALDVTTQAQILHLLEELRSETGMALLIVSHDLGVIARLADRAAVMYCGKIVETAPVAELLERAAHPYARALIGCMPTIDADDLEPPVPIPGSVPLLDNLPAGCYYHPRCPRASEQCSVSFPGPVNVGAFHDAACYHPVSP from the coding sequence TTGTCAAATCTACTAACAGTTCGCGACCTGGTCGTTCAGGTGCCGGCGCGCGATATCACAATCATCAACGGTGTCAGTTTTTCACTGGATGCAGGGCAGACGCTTGGACTCGTCGGGGAGTCGGGCTGCGGAAAGAGCATGACATGTTACGCAATAGCCAAGGCATTGCCGCGAGGGATTTCGCAGACGGGCGGAACTATTGAGCTGAACAGTGGACCAAAGGCTGATGGCAAGCCGGCTATTGCCATGATCTATCAGGACCCGACCAGCAGCCTCAATCCGGTTCATTCGATCGGTTATTATCTCGAGAGCAGCCTTTATCGCCATCAGGGTCTGGAGGGCAACGATGCACGGCTCGAGGCCATGCGTCTTCTCGAACGTGTCGGTATCGACCGCGCCAAAAGTCGGCTGCGATCCTATCCTCATGAGTTCTCGGGCGGTATGAACCAGCGCGTCATGATTGCCCACGCGCTCGCTGCGAAGCCCAAGCTGATGATCGCCGACGAGCCCACGACAGCGCTCGATGTCACGACGCAGGCGCAGATCCTTCATCTTCTGGAGGAACTCAGATCTGAAACAGGCATGGCGCTTTTGATCGTGTCGCACGATCTCGGCGTGATCGCCCGCCTCGCGGATCGTGCGGCGGTCATGTATTGCGGAAAGATCGTCGAAACGGCGCCGGTTGCGGAATTGTTGGAGCGTGCAGCGCATCCTTACGCTCGCGCCCTGATCGGCTGCATGCCAACGATCGATGCGGACGACCTGGAGCCGCCAGTACCAATCCCGGGTTCTGTTCCTCTTCTCGATAACCTGCCTGCCGGATGTTATTATCACCCACGCTGTCCCCGCGCGAGCGAACAATGTTCCGTGAGCTTTCCCGGGCCTGTCAACGTCGGCGCGTTCCATGACGCGGCGTGTTACCATCCGGTGAGCCCATGA
- a CDS encoding ABC transporter permease, producing the protein MANTTLSLPKRQFLKSARRIPISIWLCLIWIAVVVFVGITAQWLAPFDYLQQSPLARFAPPGAPGHLLGTDYLGRDVLSNILVATQTSLMIALVGSLICAFIGTTLGFLAAHFGGWVDNLIMGFADAKASVPFIIFALGVLAFLGSSPLILLMLVGVASFERYARLTRGLVLSANQEGYAEAARIVGVPSLRIYVRHVLPNIAGPLIVQITLNFPDIILLESGLSFLGLGIQPPETSLGLMVADGRNYIAIAWWLIALPGVVIVLTTLSISLLGDYLRDRFDARLR; encoded by the coding sequence ATGGCTAATACGACACTCTCATTACCAAAGCGGCAATTCCTGAAATCTGCCCGCCGCATTCCGATCAGTATCTGGCTATGCCTGATCTGGATTGCGGTTGTCGTCTTCGTGGGCATCACGGCGCAATGGTTGGCACCGTTCGACTATCTGCAGCAGTCACCTCTGGCGCGATTTGCGCCGCCGGGTGCGCCGGGACATTTGCTGGGAACTGATTATCTCGGTCGTGACGTGCTCAGCAACATTCTGGTCGCTACCCAGACGTCTTTGATGATCGCTCTTGTCGGTTCTCTCATCTGCGCGTTCATCGGTACGACCCTCGGATTTCTTGCGGCACATTTCGGTGGCTGGGTCGACAATCTCATTATGGGCTTCGCAGACGCGAAGGCTTCCGTGCCCTTTATAATCTTCGCGCTTGGTGTCCTGGCGTTTCTCGGGTCAAGCCCGCTGATACTTCTTATGCTCGTTGGTGTCGCATCATTCGAGCGTTATGCGCGGCTGACGCGTGGCCTCGTCTTGAGTGCGAACCAGGAGGGATATGCGGAGGCGGCGCGCATCGTCGGCGTGCCATCGCTTCGGATCTATGTGCGCCACGTCCTTCCAAACATTGCTGGACCGCTCATCGTTCAAATCACCCTGAATTTCCCGGATATCATCCTGCTCGAAAGCGGATTGAGCTTCCTTGGGCTTGGGATCCAACCGCCGGAAACGAGCCTTGGGCTGATGGTCGCAGACGGCAGAAACTATATCGCGATTGCCTGGTGGCTCATCGCGTTGCCCGGCGTTGTTATTGTTCTCACCACCCTGTCCATCAGCCTGCTCGGCGACTACTTGCGCGATCGCTTCGACGCGCGCCTGCGATAA
- a CDS encoding NUDIX hydrolase, with the protein MEALLITSRETGRWVIPKGWSEGRKKLHRVAREEAWEEAGVRGRVCKNPYGHYRYDKKVSHDEFIPCLVQVHLLTVSTLKDDFPEKGQRQIRWFSPEEASGLVIEPELKQLLLKLRQQ; encoded by the coding sequence ATGGAAGCGCTTCTGATCACCAGCCGCGAAACTGGCCGCTGGGTAATCCCCAAGGGCTGGTCGGAGGGCAGGAAAAAGCTTCATCGAGTCGCACGGGAGGAAGCTTGGGAAGAAGCCGGCGTGCGGGGAAGAGTCTGCAAAAACCCGTATGGTCACTACCGCTATGACAAGAAGGTATCACATGACGAATTCATCCCTTGTCTGGTTCAGGTTCACCTGCTGACCGTATCGACCCTGAAGGATGATTTCCCCGAGAAAGGACAACGCCAGATCAGGTGGTTTTCTCCGGAGGAAGCTTCTGGATTGGTTATCGAGCCGGAGCTCAAACAACTGCTTTTAAAGCTGCGACAGCAGTGA
- a CDS encoding cytochrome P450, whose amino-acid sequence MITSSISGTDQQFQNATQPKELDPDAVPVSRLDSEGHEIFAEWRPKRPFLRREDGVFLVLRADDIFLLGTDPRTRQIETELMLNRGVTRGAVFDLIRYSMLFSNGEVHVKRRSAFAKTFAFRMIDALRPEITKLTEHLWDDVPRVDDFDFAEMYASKLPALTIASVLGLPFGDAPFFTRLVYNVSRCLSPSWGEDDFPEIEASAVELQDYVRAVVADRSRRISDDFLSCYLKAVREEGTLSPIEEIMQLVFLILAGSDATRNAMVMLPTLLLQNPVVWSSLCHDQSGVAAAVEEGLRFEPSVGSFPRLALEDIDLDGYVLPKGSFLALSIMSGLRDERHYEHPQLFDIKRKQMRRHLGFGAGVHRCLGEALARIELQEGLRTLLRRAPSLRVTGDWPRMIGHGGARRATGMTVNLGVDR is encoded by the coding sequence ATGATCACGAGCAGCATTTCTGGGACCGACCAGCAGTTTCAAAACGCCACGCAGCCAAAAGAGCTCGATCCTGATGCTGTTCCTGTAAGCAGGCTTGATTCTGAAGGCCATGAAATTTTTGCTGAATGGCGACCTAAGCGCCCGTTCCTTCGGAGGGAGGACGGCGTCTTTTTGGTTCTCCGCGCGGATGATATCTTTCTGCTGGGCACCGATCCTCGTACGAGGCAAATAGAAACAGAACTCATGTTAAATCGAGGCGTAACCCGCGGCGCCGTTTTCGACTTAATCCGCTACAGCATGCTCTTTTCAAACGGCGAGGTCCATGTGAAACGGCGCTCAGCCTTTGCGAAGACCTTTGCATTCCGGATGATCGACGCGCTACGCCCGGAGATCACGAAGTTAACGGAGCATTTGTGGGACGATGTACCGAGAGTTGACGATTTTGACTTTGCTGAAATGTACGCGTCGAAATTGCCTGCGCTAACGATTGCCAGTGTACTTGGTTTGCCATTTGGGGATGCACCTTTCTTCACACGACTTGTTTACAACGTTTCGCGCTGCTTAAGTCCTTCGTGGGGAGAAGACGATTTTCCGGAGATTGAGGCTTCTGCCGTCGAGCTCCAGGATTATGTCCGGGCAGTGGTAGCGGATCGCAGCCGACGTATAAGCGATGACTTCCTCTCTTGCTACTTGAAAGCGGTGCGGGAAGAAGGAACGCTTTCACCCATCGAGGAGATCATGCAATTGGTGTTTCTCATACTCGCCGGAAGCGATGCAACTCGTAACGCGATGGTGATGCTGCCGACTCTTTTGCTGCAAAATCCTGTTGTCTGGTCCTCTCTATGCCACGATCAATCCGGCGTCGCGGCCGCAGTGGAGGAAGGGCTTCGCTTCGAGCCATCAGTTGGGTCTTTCCCGCGGTTGGCGCTCGAAGATATTGATCTGGATGGGTACGTATTGCCAAAGGGAAGTTTCCTAGCCCTAAGCATCATGTCCGGCCTGCGGGACGAGAGACACTACGAGCATCCTCAGCTTTTTGACATAAAACGCAAACAAATGCGCAGGCACCTCGGATTTGGCGCGGGTGTGCATCGGTGCCTCGGCGAAGCTCTGGCGCGGATTGAATTGCAAGAAGGACTTAGAACACTTCTGCGCCGCGCGCCGAGCCTTAGGGTGACAGGCGACTGGCCACGGATGATAGGTCACGGGGGTGCACGGCGCGCCACGGGGATGACAGTCAATCTGGGCGTCGATCGGTGA
- a CDS encoding cytochrome P450, translating to MQLAPVDRVTTIDDLTLDPYPIYRRMRAQTPVVRVASVMRTFLTKASDTKMVKDQPRRFSSDDPNTPMKPAFQAHTLMRKDGAEHARERMAMAKAFAPKTTAEHWAAIYRDIVNEYLDRLSRGSTVDLFAEICGPVAARILAHILGISEASDAEMIRWSQRLIEGAGNFGWRPEPFERANEANAEMNRLFDNLVEKHRAEPNPSAFAIMVTASDPIPMSQIYANIKIAVGGGINEPRDALGTIIYGLLTNPEQFEEVKRQQCWGQVFEEGVRWVAPIQASSRLVLEDTEIRGFLVPKGDTVMTIQASANRDEDVFDDGERFNVFRQNNAHQSFGSGPHHCAGAQISRQTVGAIMLPTLFERFPNMTLTNPDAVQWRGFGFRGPISLPVTLI from the coding sequence ATGCAATTGGCACCAGTGGATCGCGTAACCACAATCGACGACCTTACACTTGATCCCTATCCGATTTATCGCCGAATGCGCGCGCAGACCCCGGTGGTGCGGGTCGCCTCAGTGATGCGAACGTTTCTGACCAAGGCCTCCGATACGAAGATGGTGAAGGATCAGCCCAGGCGCTTCAGTTCGGATGACCCCAACACGCCAATGAAGCCGGCCTTCCAGGCCCATACTCTAATGCGCAAGGACGGCGCGGAACACGCCCGCGAAAGAATGGCCATGGCTAAGGCCTTTGCTCCCAAAACGACCGCGGAGCATTGGGCGGCGATCTATCGGGACATTGTAAACGAGTATCTTGATCGCCTATCCCGCGGCAGCACAGTAGATCTGTTCGCGGAGATCTGCGGCCCGGTGGCTGCCCGTATCCTGGCTCATATCCTTGGAATTAGCGAAGCATCCGACGCAGAAATGATACGTTGGTCGCAGCGGCTAATTGAAGGGGCGGGCAACTTCGGATGGCGGCCTGAGCCTTTCGAGCGGGCAAACGAAGCCAATGCGGAGATGAACCGGCTCTTCGACAACTTGGTCGAAAAGCACCGGGCGGAACCGAACCCCTCGGCTTTCGCGATCATGGTGACCGCGTCTGATCCCATACCCATGAGCCAGATTTACGCCAACATCAAAATCGCCGTCGGCGGAGGCATCAACGAGCCTCGCGACGCTCTTGGCACGATCATCTATGGATTGCTGACCAATCCGGAGCAGTTCGAGGAGGTTAAGAGGCAGCAGTGCTGGGGGCAAGTCTTCGAGGAGGGCGTGCGCTGGGTTGCTCCGATCCAGGCGAGTTCGCGCCTCGTCCTGGAGGACACGGAAATTCGCGGTTTTCTTGTCCCGAAGGGCGATACCGTGATGACCATCCAAGCCTCTGCCAATCGTGATGAAGATGTCTTTGACGACGGAGAGCGCTTCAATGTCTTCCGCCAGAATAATGCGCACCAGTCCTTCGGCTCGGGGCCGCATCACTGTGCCGGTGCGCAAATCTCGCGTCAAACCGTCGGGGCGATCATGTTGCCTACGCTGTTTGAACGTTTTCCGAACATGACGCTGACTAACCCGGACGCGGTGCAATGGCGCGGCTTCGGCTTCCGCGGACCGATTAGTCTACCGGTTACGCTTATATAA
- a CDS encoding glycerophosphodiester phosphodiesterase family protein: protein MNPLRMTPETIRLGGHRGHSAGAPENTLAAFRKAFEFGGRNVTCETDLGITRDGELVLIHDKTVDRTTDGHGIVHDMTYSELSKLDAGSWFSSEFVGERVPLLKDALQLARELGIIYQLELKIYDANDVFFPKLRTLIDELGCADLLQFSSFDYVQLKAVKEAIPEVPTVGLMHSRLIDPAALARQANLDAMNIEIYHFASGEARQLHNEGFAAFCYLPTGYHEKLAQYGVDVETQVVQWVREGQLDQLLGDDVAQVARLKDRANG, encoded by the coding sequence ATGAACCCTCTCAGAATGACACCGGAGACGATCCGCCTGGGCGGCCATCGCGGCCACAGCGCCGGCGCCCCCGAAAACACGCTCGCGGCGTTTCGGAAGGCGTTTGAATTCGGCGGACGTAACGTCACATGCGAAACCGATCTCGGAATTACCCGCGATGGAGAACTTGTGCTGATTCACGACAAGACCGTCGACCGCACAACAGACGGTCACGGCATCGTTCACGACATGACCTATTCGGAGTTGTCGAAACTCGACGCAGGGAGTTGGTTCAGTTCGGAGTTTGTCGGAGAGCGTGTGCCGCTACTTAAGGACGCGCTTCAGCTCGCCCGTGAGCTTGGCATTATCTATCAGCTTGAACTGAAGATCTACGACGCGAACGACGTCTTCTTCCCAAAGTTGAGGACGCTCATCGATGAATTGGGCTGTGCGGATCTCCTCCAGTTCTCTTCCTTCGACTACGTTCAGCTGAAGGCCGTCAAGGAAGCAATTCCCGAGGTACCGACCGTTGGCCTGATGCATTCGCGCCTCATCGATCCAGCCGCCCTTGCCCGTCAGGCCAATCTCGATGCCATGAACATCGAGATCTACCATTTCGCCAGCGGTGAAGCCCGCCAACTCCACAACGAGGGATTTGCCGCTTTTTGCTACCTACCGACGGGGTACCATGAAAAACTCGCGCAGTACGGCGTGGACGTGGAAACGCAGGTCGTTCAGTGGGTTCGTGAAGGTCAGTTGGATCAGTTGCTCGGAGACGACGTCGCACAGGTCGCCAGGCTCAAGGACCGTGCAAATGGCTGA
- a CDS encoding aldose 1-epimerase family protein, which produces MDIELLKKTPDLRAIADIRLATLEDGPARGQRLLIARNATGIAFEVALDRGFDISSLSFRGTNIGWNSPIQMRFPMVDPGSEGGWAFMRNFDGFLVTCGLDHISRPLEVDMAHYNHPHLKTKSMPQHGRISTEKARLVGYDVDPESGEIFCEGIVRQASVFGENLELRRRITLPVFGQVLRIDDTVTNRGFRPSGHAIIYHLNYGYPFLDQNLEITGLPELLAAKLVVDPPRPSDDYGEYVDSVDSLEIPEADPIVVSNRELDISVGLTFTRDQLNKLAIWRAYQSGVFALGVEPRTDLAQDRPLLLPGESCKNSLQVELTDCCCSN; this is translated from the coding sequence ATGGACATCGAACTTCTCAAGAAAACACCCGACCTAAGAGCCATAGCAGATATCCGGCTGGCGACCCTCGAGGACGGTCCGGCGCGTGGCCAACGGCTGTTGATCGCTCGAAATGCAACAGGAATTGCGTTCGAAGTGGCGTTGGATCGCGGCTTCGATATTTCCAGCCTTTCGTTTAGGGGGACCAATATTGGTTGGAACTCGCCGATTCAGATGCGTTTTCCAATGGTTGATCCAGGCTCCGAAGGCGGCTGGGCTTTCATGCGCAACTTCGATGGCTTCCTTGTGACATGCGGGCTCGACCACATCAGCCGTCCTCTGGAAGTTGATATGGCCCACTATAATCATCCGCACCTGAAGACGAAAAGCATGCCTCAGCATGGCAGAATCTCGACCGAAAAAGCAAGATTGGTCGGATATGACGTCGACCCAGAATCCGGTGAGATCTTCTGTGAGGGGATCGTCAGGCAGGCAAGTGTCTTCGGCGAAAACCTGGAGCTGAGACGGAGGATCACTTTACCAGTCTTTGGTCAGGTGCTGCGGATTGACGACACAGTGACAAACCGGGGGTTTCGCCCGTCTGGACATGCAATAATCTATCACCTGAACTACGGCTATCCGTTTCTGGATCAGAACCTCGAGATCACGGGTCTTCCTGAGCTCCTTGCGGCAAAATTGGTCGTGGATCCACCTCGGCCAAGTGACGATTACGGCGAATACGTCGACTCGGTCGATAGCCTAGAGATTCCGGAAGCGGATCCGATCGTTGTCAGCAACCGTGAACTCGACATATCCGTCGGCCTGACGTTCACTCGCGACCAACTGAACAAGCTTGCTATCTGGAGAGCTTATCAGTCTGGAGTGTTTGCGCTCGGCGTCGAACCCCGCACCGACCTGGCACAGGACAGACCTTTGCTTCTGCCTGGCGAAAGCTGCAAGAACTCGTTGCAAGTTGAACTGACCGATTGCTGTTGTTCCAACTAA
- a CDS encoding oligopeptide/dipeptide ABC transporter ATP-binding protein, whose amino-acid sequence MSAPLLQARGVTKVFRLKSGLFVKPSVHVAVNSIDLELAPRERVGVVGESGSGKSTLGRLLLGLTSTTEGEVLFEGLAHTDRSARDWSTFRKETSLVQQNPLSALNPQMTIGEQIAEAVWVHRVANRAGARDRAATMLDRVGLSSAMMNRYPHQMSGGQRQRVVIARALILDPKLVVFDEAVSALDVSVQAQVVALLRQLWQELDLAYVFITHDLRIVRHLVDRIVVMYLGRVVETGDIKSVYAWPRHPYTRALLASVPTMDPTVRNIEPPIKGELDAGKVMTGCAFRSRCPFAIERCAKETPLLRPAGGQLAACHRAEEFPRSIVAQTDPAQMMEVAR is encoded by the coding sequence ATGAGTGCGCCTCTTCTTCAGGCCCGCGGGGTCACCAAGGTCTTTCGCCTGAAATCCGGGCTTTTCGTAAAGCCATCGGTACATGTGGCGGTTAATTCAATTGATCTCGAACTTGCGCCGCGTGAGCGGGTAGGTGTGGTCGGTGAATCTGGGAGCGGGAAATCGACACTCGGTAGACTTCTGCTCGGCTTGACCTCCACCACCGAGGGAGAGGTCTTGTTCGAAGGACTCGCGCACACAGATCGTAGCGCGCGAGACTGGTCGACGTTCCGAAAGGAGACCTCCCTGGTCCAGCAAAACCCGCTGTCCGCCCTTAATCCACAAATGACGATCGGCGAGCAAATCGCTGAAGCCGTCTGGGTTCACCGGGTTGCCAACCGCGCGGGCGCGCGTGATCGGGCGGCAACCATGCTGGACCGGGTCGGCCTCTCGAGCGCGATGATGAACCGCTATCCACATCAGATGTCGGGAGGGCAGCGACAAAGAGTTGTTATTGCCCGAGCTTTGATCCTCGACCCCAAATTGGTCGTATTCGATGAGGCGGTATCTGCGCTCGACGTCTCTGTGCAAGCCCAGGTCGTTGCGTTGCTTCGGCAGCTCTGGCAGGAGCTTGATCTGGCGTATGTGTTCATCACCCACGACCTGCGCATCGTTCGCCATCTCGTTGATCGTATTGTCGTGATGTATCTTGGCCGCGTCGTCGAAACCGGCGATATCAAATCTGTGTATGCGTGGCCACGCCATCCCTATACCCGCGCATTGCTTGCCTCCGTCCCCACTATGGACCCGACGGTCCGCAATATTGAACCACCGATCAAGGGGGAACTCGACGCTGGCAAGGTAATGACTGGCTGTGCCTTCCGGTCACGCTGTCCTTTTGCAATCGAAAGATGTGCGAAAGAAACGCCGCTGCTTCGGCCTGCGGGCGGGCAACTGGCAGCGTGTCATAGAGCGGAAGAGTTTCCGAGATCTATAGTCGCGCAGACTGATCCGGCGCAGATGATGGAGGTGGCGCGATGA
- a CDS encoding inositol monophosphatase family protein, whose product MADRDTSTSHAGETASIVEEIARKAGDLALAHFRSLSSLSVETKGHLDLVTKADKEVETFLIAQLREAFPADGIFGEEGGEIKGRSGRIWVIDPIDGTFNFVRGGQNWAISIGLYENKRPTFGVIFAPVRNLMFVGGKTVETKLNGMAVKPLPPLDMSRASTGFSYHPSASTADRLEVIRYISDDLNISFRFCGAATLSMVEVAMGETDGYVSLGDSTWDVMAALPILSNLGVADTIDWDRTDLSAKLRFACGSHDFLEKVKPLLDKVALAA is encoded by the coding sequence ATGGCTGATCGGGACACATCGACATCTCACGCAGGAGAAACAGCTTCGATTGTGGAAGAGATCGCGCGCAAGGCAGGCGACCTTGCCCTCGCTCATTTCCGCTCCCTATCGAGCCTGTCGGTCGAGACCAAGGGACATCTCGATCTTGTGACGAAGGCGGACAAGGAGGTCGAAACATTTCTTATCGCGCAGTTGCGGGAGGCGTTTCCCGCAGACGGCATATTTGGAGAAGAAGGGGGCGAAATCAAAGGGCGTTCAGGTCGTATCTGGGTGATCGATCCGATTGATGGGACATTCAATTTCGTCCGCGGCGGTCAGAACTGGGCAATTTCCATCGGTCTCTATGAAAACAAGCGTCCTACATTCGGGGTTATCTTCGCTCCAGTCCGAAACCTGATGTTTGTTGGAGGGAAAACGGTGGAGACGAAGCTCAACGGCATGGCGGTCAAGCCACTTCCGCCGCTCGATATGTCGCGTGCATCGACCGGGTTCAGCTACCATCCTTCGGCTTCGACAGCGGACAGGCTCGAAGTCATCCGTTATATCTCGGATGATCTCAATATCAGCTTCCGTTTCTGCGGCGCTGCGACACTCTCGATGGTCGAGGTGGCCATGGGCGAGACAGATGGCTACGTTTCATTGGGAGACTCGACGTGGGACGTTATGGCAGCGTTGCCTATTTTGAGCAATCTGGGTGTTGCGGATACGATCGACTGGGACAGGACCGACTTGTCGGCCAAACTCCGGTTTGCTTGTGGCAGCCACGACTTCCTGGAGAAGGTGAAGCCGTTGCTCGATAAAGTGGCGCTGGCCGCATAA
- a CDS encoding ABC transporter permease: MISFILARLVRAIIVMMLTVTFVFIILRLGGDPARAMLGENATPEALAAFRTAWGLDRSIPEQFLIYLASALRGDFGVSAADGREVFTVIAERIPKTLTLTISAFVLSVLVGIPAGIIAAVRRDSAADKSVMAGAVLGYSVPNFLLGLTLIFVFAVWFRVLPSSGSSTWQHAILPVATFGLVNAAAIARFARSALIEVLEQPYIAAARADGIPKWEVVIRHALPNAAIPMVTMLGFVAAGLLGGSAIVETVFAWPGLGSGFVRAITLSDLNVVQAMILLFTAFMVTINLIVDVLYAVLNPKIRLQKNG; the protein is encoded by the coding sequence ATGATTAGTTTCATCCTTGCACGCCTCGTTCGAGCGATCATTGTCATGATGCTGACCGTGACGTTTGTCTTCATCATTCTCAGGTTGGGTGGAGATCCAGCTCGGGCCATGTTGGGCGAGAACGCGACGCCAGAGGCGCTGGCAGCATTCCGAACAGCATGGGGCCTGGACAGATCCATTCCTGAACAGTTCCTGATCTATCTCGCCAGCGCGCTCAGAGGCGACTTCGGGGTATCGGCAGCCGACGGTCGTGAGGTATTCACCGTCATCGCCGAACGTATACCCAAGACATTGACGCTGACGATTTCAGCGTTCGTGCTAAGCGTACTCGTCGGTATCCCCGCGGGAATCATTGCAGCAGTCCGCCGCGACAGTGCCGCCGACAAATCCGTCATGGCAGGCGCTGTTCTCGGCTATAGCGTACCAAATTTCTTGCTCGGACTGACGCTCATCTTCGTGTTTGCCGTCTGGTTTCGTGTGCTGCCGAGCTCGGGAAGTTCCACCTGGCAGCATGCGATCCTGCCCGTTGCGACATTCGGTCTTGTCAATGCGGCTGCGATTGCGCGCTTCGCACGTTCCGCGCTGATCGAAGTTCTGGAACAGCCCTATATCGCAGCGGCTCGCGCCGATGGTATTCCCAAGTGGGAAGTGGTTATCCGCCACGCGCTCCCGAACGCGGCGATCCCGATGGTGACCATGCTGGGTTTCGTTGCAGCTGGCTTGCTGGGGGGGTCGGCTATCGTAGAGACCGTATTCGCCTGGCCCGGGCTTGGTAGCGGTTTTGTTCGAGCAATCACGCTCAGCGATCTCAATGTCGTTCAGGCAATGATCCTTCTCTTCACGGCGTTCATGGTCACGATCAACTTGATCGTCGATGTTCTCTATGCGGTGCTGAACCCGAAAATCAGGCTTCAAAAAAATGGCTAA